One region of Armigeres subalbatus isolate Guangzhou_Male chromosome 3, GZ_Asu_2, whole genome shotgun sequence genomic DNA includes:
- the LOC134222801 gene encoding uncharacterized protein LOC134222801, with amino-acid sequence MKSFLVLAAVIAAVHGNSLICRNYRSGALVPNPENCVEFFMCRPGRAIQFSCPEHTRFNVAIQACDPATTVLCRPGKLPLDTEYTPIKAAPSTIQHTNTACIGQLGSVLLPHATSCSMFYQCSPNGVIAFECPAGTLFDANRRYCERSDMVTCQSSPIAPPTFPEIPMLPQVPILPPTIPEVPVMPQIPALPPVDMDEYILSLCIGKPQGYKVRNPFNCRQYVHCNSMDRSRIFTCAAGTAFDEARATCDWERNVQC; translated from the exons ATGAAATCATTCCTCGTACTGGCCGCAGTGATCGCTGCCGTTCATGGCAACTCTCTG ATTTGCCGGAACTACCGATCGGGAGCCCTGGTGCCCAATCCGGAGAATTGCGTCGAATTTTTCATGTGTCGCCCCGGACGAGCGATCCAGTTCAGCTGTCCAGAACACACCCGTTTCAACGTAGCCATCCAGGCCTGCGATCCTGCCACTACAGTCCTCTGTAGACCGGGAAAACTTCCGCTGGACACTGAGTACACTCCCATCAAGGCAGCACCTTCGACTATCCAGCACACAAATACGGCTTGCATCGGTCAGTTGGGTTCCGTCCTTCTGCCGCACGCCACCTCGTGCAGCATGTTCTACCAGTGTTCGCCGAACGGAGTGATTGCCTTCGAGTGCCCCGCCGGTACTCTATTCGACGCCAACCGGAGGTATTGCGAACGTAGCGATATGGTGACCTGCCAGAGCAGCCCGATTGCGCCACCGACCTTCCCGGAAATTCCGATGCTACCACAGGTTCCAATTTTGCCACCAACCATCCCGGAAGTTCCGGTCATGCCGCAGATTCCGGCTCTACCTCCAGTAGATATGGATGAATACATTCTGAGCCTATGCATTGGAAAACCACAGGGCTACAAAGTGCGCAATCCGTTCAACTGCCGTCAGTACGTGCACTGCAACTCCATGGATCGTTCGAGAATTTTCACTTGCGCCGCGGGAACGGCGTTCGATGAAGCTCGTGCCACCTGCGATTGGGAGCGAAATGTGCAGTGTTAG